In one Candidatus Nitronereus thalassa genomic region, the following are encoded:
- a CDS encoding YifB family Mg chelatase-like AAA ATPase, giving the protein MLAKVLSAGLLGLDAHLIEIEVDIGGGLPQFSIVGLPDATVRESRDRVRAALKNTGFFFPAKKITVNLAPAGIKKEGSGLDLGIAIGILIAEGILAQESVTNYVLVGELSLDGRVKPITGSLSIGMRCQGQHPLIIPTENASEAAVLNQVEVYGIHTLPEVLALLNGEQPASPVTVDRAALFHAPTKIEEDFSEVHGQTQAKRALEIAAAGGHNVLLIGPPGSGKTMLAQRLPSILPSLSQEEAIETTRVHSVAGLLPNGGALITTRPFRAPHHNISEAGLIGGGTIPKPGEVSLAHHGVLFLDEVLEFKRPVLDSLRQPLEEGTVTVTRVNASLRYPAQLMLVTAMNPCPCGYFGDRTRECLCSPQQIRRYRGRLSGPLLDRLDIHLEVPAVVVSELSQNLAAESSLTIRERVSQARSIQTQRLHTEGLFTNAQLKPRHIKKYCPLDEPGKKLLEQAVNRLGLSARAYGRILRVARTIADLANSERLEISHLAEAIQYRSMDRVLPL; this is encoded by the coding sequence GTGCTTGCAAAGGTTTTAAGCGCAGGATTGCTTGGGCTCGATGCGCATCTCATTGAAATCGAAGTGGATATTGGGGGTGGTCTCCCTCAATTTTCCATCGTCGGACTCCCAGATGCCACCGTGCGCGAAAGCCGCGATCGCGTTCGTGCCGCACTCAAAAATACCGGGTTTTTCTTCCCCGCGAAAAAAATCACCGTTAACCTTGCCCCTGCGGGAATCAAAAAAGAGGGGTCGGGCCTCGACCTGGGGATTGCCATTGGTATCCTAATCGCCGAAGGCATTCTCGCTCAGGAATCCGTCACCAATTATGTACTCGTAGGAGAGTTGTCGTTAGATGGCCGTGTTAAGCCCATTACGGGCTCGCTGTCCATAGGCATGCGATGCCAAGGCCAACACCCACTCATTATTCCAACGGAGAACGCTTCGGAAGCCGCAGTCCTCAATCAGGTTGAGGTCTATGGCATTCATACCCTCCCAGAAGTCCTTGCCCTTTTGAACGGCGAACAACCTGCCTCACCTGTGACGGTAGATCGCGCAGCCCTCTTCCACGCCCCAACCAAAATCGAAGAAGACTTTTCCGAAGTCCACGGACAAACTCAAGCCAAACGTGCCCTCGAAATTGCAGCCGCCGGAGGCCACAATGTGTTGCTTATCGGCCCTCCCGGTTCAGGAAAAACCATGCTAGCCCAACGACTCCCTAGCATCCTACCCTCCCTCAGCCAAGAAGAAGCCATTGAAACCACTCGCGTGCACAGCGTGGCAGGCTTATTGCCAAATGGAGGAGCACTGATCACTACCCGCCCATTTCGCGCTCCTCACCATAACATTTCCGAGGCAGGCCTCATAGGTGGGGGGACCATCCCCAAGCCAGGGGAAGTCTCGCTGGCCCATCACGGGGTGCTGTTTTTAGATGAAGTCCTCGAATTCAAACGTCCGGTCTTAGACAGCCTTCGCCAACCTCTCGAAGAAGGTACGGTCACGGTGACAAGAGTGAATGCGTCCCTTCGTTATCCTGCGCAACTCATGCTCGTGACCGCGATGAACCCATGTCCGTGCGGATACTTTGGAGACCGTACACGAGAATGCCTTTGTTCGCCTCAACAAATCCGGCGGTACCGTGGACGGCTTTCTGGACCACTCCTTGATCGTCTTGACATTCACCTAGAGGTACCTGCGGTGGTCGTATCAGAGTTGAGCCAGAACCTCGCTGCGGAATCTTCTCTCACCATTCGCGAACGCGTTTCCCAAGCACGGTCCATACAAACGCAACGGTTGCACACTGAAGGACTCTTTACCAATGCCCAACTCAAACCCCGTCATATAAAAAAATATTGTCCTCTTGATGAACCAGGGAAAAAATTGCTCGAACAAGCTGTGAATCGACTGGGCCTTTCCGCGAGGGCTTACGGCCGAATTCTGCGCGTTGCACGAACCATTGCCGATTTGGCAAACTCTGAACGGTTGGAAATATCCCACCTCGCTGAGGCCATCCAGTATCGGAGCATGGACCGTGTTCTTCCCCTATAG
- the ltaE gene encoding low-specificity L-threonine aldolase — MIDLRSDTVTQPSQAMREAMVQAEVGDDVYGEDPTVNRLEATAAQLLGKEAGLFVPTGVMANQLSIKLHTRSGDEVIVESSSHIIRFEGGSASALSQVQLSCVPGDRGILALNPVQAAWRSKNVHNPCTTLLCLEQTHNVGGGSVYPLKTIETLTSWAKAQGVACHLDGARLFNAVVASGISAAEYAQYFDTVSFCLSKGLGAPVGSMIVSTLENIEKLRRLRKMFGGGMRQVGILAAAGLFALEHNISRLKEDHEHAKQFALQLQQIPTVFVDPDRVETNIVVFEVVRSDRSTPELLQAFKEAGVLLNAMGDRVFRAVTHLDVDGVDIEKAAQNLGSVLSA, encoded by the coding sequence ATGATAGATCTTCGCAGTGATACGGTCACTCAACCTTCTCAGGCCATGCGAGAGGCAATGGTCCAGGCTGAGGTTGGCGATGATGTCTATGGTGAGGATCCCACGGTCAACCGCTTGGAGGCAACCGCGGCGCAACTCCTTGGTAAAGAGGCCGGGTTGTTTGTCCCGACCGGAGTGATGGCGAACCAACTCTCCATCAAGCTTCATACACGATCCGGTGATGAAGTCATCGTTGAAAGTTCCTCACATATTATTCGGTTTGAAGGTGGGTCGGCATCGGCGTTATCTCAAGTGCAACTCAGTTGTGTGCCTGGGGATCGAGGCATTCTTGCCTTGAACCCAGTTCAGGCTGCGTGGCGTTCAAAAAATGTACACAACCCGTGCACCACATTGTTGTGTCTTGAGCAAACCCATAATGTCGGCGGGGGATCGGTCTACCCCCTCAAGACCATTGAAACCCTGACCTCCTGGGCTAAAGCGCAAGGTGTGGCCTGCCACTTAGATGGCGCGCGGTTATTCAATGCGGTCGTCGCATCAGGGATTTCGGCGGCTGAATATGCCCAATATTTTGATACTGTTTCATTTTGTTTGTCCAAAGGGTTGGGTGCGCCGGTAGGGTCAATGATCGTTTCGACGCTGGAGAATATTGAAAAGCTACGTCGTTTGAGGAAAATGTTTGGCGGCGGAATGCGGCAAGTCGGCATTTTAGCTGCAGCGGGCCTCTTTGCGTTGGAACATAATATTTCCCGTCTTAAGGAAGATCATGAACATGCGAAACAGTTTGCCCTTCAGCTCCAGCAAATCCCCACCGTGTTTGTCGATCCGGATCGGGTGGAAACCAATATTGTGGTGTTTGAGGTCGTTCGAAGTGACCGATCGACTCCAGAATTGTTGCAGGCATTCAAAGAGGCGGGGGTGCTGTTAAATGCGATGGGAGATCGAGTGTTTCGTGCGGTTACACATCTGGATGTGGATGGTGTGGATATAGAAAAAGCTGCACAAAATTTGGGCTCCGTTCTTTCTGCGTAA
- a CDS encoding SDR family oxidoreductase, with protein MSHRTLLITGGSGYLGSQLIRMAKHCDVHATFFQHEPSPNSTATFHQCDLREHEEVETLLTKVRPAVIIHTACSNQNQTNLESIRPSALNLAKAALRINARFIHVSTDLVFDGQHGPYSEDSQPSPFLEYGLAKAQAEDLVKNHNPNALIVRPSLIYGIDPIDHQTRWLVQGIKENRKVTLFTDEIRCPIWVNTLCLALLELAEITEIGILHLAGNQALTRWEFGQAMLAMLKMDTPPNVVPLTIKESGLVRPKNLMLNINKANQLLNTPMLSVSEVSQQLSRKA; from the coding sequence ATGTCGCATAGAACGTTACTCATTACTGGGGGTTCTGGCTATCTAGGGTCACAACTCATTCGCATGGCCAAACATTGTGACGTCCACGCGACATTTTTTCAGCACGAACCAAGTCCCAATTCCACCGCCACCTTTCACCAGTGCGACTTACGGGAACACGAAGAGGTCGAGACTCTGCTGACTAAAGTACGCCCGGCCGTTATTATTCACACCGCTTGCTCCAATCAAAATCAAACAAATCTTGAATCCATTCGTCCTTCGGCCTTGAACCTGGCCAAGGCTGCCCTAAGAATTAACGCGCGATTCATTCACGTTTCCACGGACCTCGTATTCGATGGACAACACGGTCCCTACTCAGAAGACTCCCAACCATCTCCATTTTTGGAATATGGATTAGCCAAAGCCCAAGCCGAAGATTTGGTGAAGAACCACAACCCTAACGCACTCATCGTGCGCCCTTCATTGATTTACGGCATCGATCCTATCGACCACCAAACACGATGGCTAGTCCAAGGAATAAAAGAAAACCGAAAAGTCACGCTGTTCACCGATGAAATCCGCTGCCCTATTTGGGTCAACACTTTATGCCTCGCCCTGTTAGAATTAGCGGAAATCACAGAGATTGGAATATTGCATCTTGCTGGGAATCAAGCGCTAACCCGATGGGAATTTGGCCAAGCCATGTTGGCCATGCTGAAGATGGACACACCGCCCAATGTCGTGCCCTTAACGATCAAAGAATCTGGCTTGGTTCGCCCAAAAAACTTGATGTTGAATATTAACAAGGCAAACCAGCTCTTGAACACTCCGATGCTTTCCGTGTCCGAAGTGTCCCAGCAACTCAGTCGAAAAGCGTAA
- a CDS encoding L-threonylcarbamoyladenylate synthase, with the protein MANILPVPFPLSSDFLEEVRQCAEQDGILAVATESFYALAASVRSVSAVERVAEIKGRPADKPLLVLIGERRQMKSLVISLPPWADSFLNRFWPGPLTCIFHAKPGLPPPLLGEGETIGVRCPGNEVLRSILCTTGPLTGTSANRTGFPALSHPQEVLREFGGEIDLILDRGPSPGGRPSTLLSLVGRPRILREGPISSNSIQVELVKHGVTLFD; encoded by the coding sequence GTGGCCAACATCCTTCCAGTTCCTTTCCCCCTTTCATCCGATTTTCTTGAGGAAGTGCGCCAGTGCGCGGAACAAGATGGCATCCTTGCCGTGGCTACCGAAAGTTTTTACGCGCTGGCGGCCTCGGTTCGATCGGTCTCTGCGGTTGAACGTGTGGCTGAAATAAAAGGCCGACCCGCTGATAAGCCGCTGTTGGTGTTAATCGGCGAGCGACGTCAGATGAAATCCTTAGTGATATCCCTGCCCCCGTGGGCTGATTCTTTCTTAAATCGTTTTTGGCCTGGACCTTTGACCTGTATCTTTCATGCTAAGCCTGGCCTTCCTCCACCCCTTCTTGGAGAAGGGGAAACGATCGGTGTGCGTTGTCCAGGGAATGAGGTCTTGCGTTCAATACTTTGTACGACGGGACCGCTCACTGGGACAAGTGCGAATCGCACTGGCTTTCCTGCGCTGTCTCATCCACAAGAGGTGTTACGTGAGTTTGGGGGAGAGATTGATTTGATCTTGGACCGCGGCCCATCACCGGGAGGGAGGCCTTCGACACTGCTGAGTCTGGTTGGTCGTCCTCGAATATTGCGGGAGGGACCGATTTCTTCAAATTCTATCCAAGTGGAGTTGGTCAAGCATGGAGTTACGCTTTTCGACTGA
- the purD gene encoding phosphoribosylamine--glycine ligase, translated as MIGSGGREHALVWKLAQSPRVTKLFCAPGNAGISQQATCVPIAADDLPGLQKFAEDEQVDLTVVGPEAPLALGIADLFRRHKLKVFGPTKNAARIESSKAFAKDLMIRQRIPTAESRTFEQISPALEYLESRSMPIVVKADGLAQGKGVVVAQTHEEAKDAVKNMLERHAFGEAGQRVIIEEYIQGEEVTLMAFADGKTVVPMLAAQDHKRIGEGDTGLNTGGMGAYAPAPLATPALRYTIMREVMYPAIEGLSRVGSPFFGVLYAGVMVKDGIPYVLEFNARFGDPETQVVLPLLKTDLVDVLEAVVEHRLEQLSIEWSEDSAVCVVMSSSGYPGKYSTGLPISGIPDSLVTGGSTVFHAGTAWKGDQLVTSGGRVLGVTAVSMNLAQAQREAYEALASIRFDGQYFRRDIANRAL; from the coding sequence GTGATTGGCAGTGGAGGGCGGGAGCATGCCCTGGTCTGGAAGTTGGCTCAAAGCCCTCGTGTGACCAAGCTTTTTTGTGCCCCAGGTAATGCCGGTATTAGTCAGCAAGCCACCTGTGTACCGATTGCTGCGGATGATTTGCCTGGATTGCAAAAGTTCGCCGAGGACGAGCAGGTTGACCTTACGGTGGTTGGTCCTGAAGCACCTTTGGCGCTGGGCATTGCTGATTTGTTTCGTCGACACAAACTCAAAGTCTTTGGTCCCACAAAAAACGCAGCACGCATTGAGTCGAGTAAAGCGTTTGCGAAAGACTTGATGATTCGTCAACGTATTCCTACCGCTGAATCCAGAACGTTTGAGCAGATTAGTCCGGCATTAGAATACCTCGAATCTCGGTCTATGCCGATCGTGGTCAAGGCCGACGGGTTGGCGCAGGGAAAGGGCGTGGTTGTGGCGCAAACGCATGAGGAGGCCAAGGATGCAGTCAAGAATATGTTGGAGCGCCATGCCTTTGGAGAGGCGGGACAACGGGTCATCATCGAAGAATATATTCAAGGGGAAGAAGTGACGCTCATGGCCTTTGCCGACGGCAAAACTGTCGTGCCGATGCTTGCGGCTCAAGATCACAAGCGGATTGGGGAGGGGGATACAGGTCTCAATACTGGCGGTATGGGTGCCTATGCCCCAGCACCGTTAGCGACTCCAGCCCTTCGATATACGATCATGCGCGAGGTGATGTATCCTGCCATTGAAGGGCTCTCTCGTGTGGGAAGCCCGTTTTTTGGGGTGCTGTATGCCGGGGTGATGGTCAAGGATGGCATCCCGTATGTGCTCGAATTCAATGCCCGATTTGGTGATCCGGAAACGCAGGTGGTGTTGCCGTTACTCAAAACGGATTTGGTCGATGTGTTAGAAGCTGTGGTTGAACATCGATTGGAACAGTTATCCATTGAGTGGTCGGAGGATTCTGCCGTATGTGTGGTCATGAGTTCTAGTGGGTATCCAGGAAAGTATTCCACGGGGCTCCCCATTTCCGGGATTCCCGATTCCTTGGTCACTGGTGGCTCAACCGTGTTTCATGCCGGGACCGCATGGAAAGGCGATCAGTTGGTGACTTCCGGTGGTCGAGTGCTTGGAGTGACGGCAGTCAGTATGAATCTGGCTCAAGCCCAGCGTGAGGCGTACGAAGCCTTAGCCTCGATTCGATTTGATGGGCAGTATTTTCGCAGAGATATCGCAAACCGCGCTCTATAA
- the purH gene encoding bifunctional phosphoribosylaminoimidazolecarboxamide formyltransferase/IMP cyclohydrolase, protein MGGLNHALISVSDKTGVVEIAKGLSALGAKILSTGGTAKALRDAGLEVTDVSSHTGSPEILEGRVKTLHPKIHGGLLGRRGKADHVKQMQEQGIAPIDVVVVNLYPFESAIAKPDCTFEHAIENIDIGGPSMLRSAAKNHEDVLVVVDPSDYGRVLDALKAENVSAGLRRELAQKVFQHTSRYDGLIANYLSQQNGEGAVEKFPARLSLSYERAEILRYGENPHQEGAFYRELGSSEPSISGARQLHGKAMSYNNYLDANSALELAKEFGETAVVIIKHNNPCGVAIGGSSVDAYVKARETDPISAFGGVIACNRPVDLAMAKEVTSTFVEVLIAPEFAKDALEELQRKKDLRLLEVGSLQSQARDGYDLKKLVGGLILQDRDLGGLPDLKTLKVPTKRSPTDTEYAACAFAWKVCKHVKSNAIVFANDTQTVGIGAGQMSRVDSVKLAEMKANLPIEGCVMASDAFFPFRDGLDAAVKAGIKAVIQPGGSIRDEELVKAADEQNVAMIMTGMRHFRH, encoded by the coding sequence ATGGGCGGATTGAACCATGCATTAATTAGTGTGTCTGATAAGACTGGAGTCGTGGAGATTGCCAAGGGATTAAGCGCCTTAGGAGCCAAAATTCTTTCCACGGGTGGAACGGCCAAAGCCCTGCGTGATGCGGGCCTTGAGGTCACTGACGTGTCCTCCCATACCGGTTCTCCGGAAATTTTGGAAGGACGGGTCAAGACCCTGCATCCCAAGATTCACGGTGGATTATTGGGACGCCGGGGAAAGGCTGATCATGTGAAACAAATGCAGGAGCAAGGCATTGCGCCCATCGATGTGGTGGTGGTCAATCTTTATCCGTTTGAGTCGGCGATTGCCAAGCCCGATTGTACCTTTGAACATGCTATTGAAAATATTGATATTGGTGGTCCCTCCATGTTGCGATCGGCTGCAAAGAATCACGAGGATGTATTGGTCGTCGTAGATCCAAGTGATTACGGACGAGTGTTGGATGCGTTGAAAGCCGAAAACGTCTCTGCTGGGCTTCGCCGTGAGCTCGCCCAAAAGGTGTTTCAGCATACTTCGCGCTATGACGGTTTGATTGCCAATTATTTAAGCCAGCAGAATGGTGAGGGTGCTGTGGAAAAATTTCCAGCCCGACTGTCTCTTAGCTATGAACGGGCGGAAATCTTGCGGTATGGGGAAAACCCGCATCAGGAAGGGGCATTTTACCGCGAGCTTGGGTCCAGCGAACCCTCCATTTCCGGTGCGAGGCAGCTACACGGCAAGGCCATGTCCTATAACAATTACTTGGATGCTAACTCGGCACTGGAATTGGCTAAGGAGTTTGGTGAAACCGCGGTAGTGATCATCAAACACAATAATCCTTGTGGCGTGGCGATTGGCGGTTCATCAGTCGACGCCTATGTGAAAGCGAGAGAGACCGATCCCATCTCGGCCTTTGGCGGTGTGATTGCGTGTAATCGACCTGTAGATTTGGCTATGGCGAAAGAAGTGACTTCCACCTTTGTGGAGGTGCTAATTGCTCCGGAATTTGCCAAGGATGCACTGGAGGAATTGCAGCGAAAGAAGGATTTACGATTGTTAGAAGTGGGTTCGCTCCAAAGCCAAGCCCGTGATGGGTATGATTTGAAAAAACTCGTCGGTGGCTTGATTTTACAAGACCGTGATTTGGGGGGCCTCCCCGATTTGAAAACCTTAAAAGTCCCGACAAAACGATCTCCGACCGATACCGAATATGCGGCTTGTGCGTTCGCCTGGAAGGTGTGCAAACATGTGAAGTCCAATGCCATAGTGTTTGCCAATGACACGCAGACCGTGGGAATCGGGGCCGGACAAATGAGCCGAGTGGATTCGGTCAAGCTCGCTGAGATGAAAGCGAATCTGCCGATTGAAGGATGCGTCATGGCCTCTGATGCGTTTTTCCCCTTCAGGGATGGGCTAGATGCCGCAGTCAAGGCCGGCATCAAGGCGGTGATTCAACCCGGAGGCAGCATTCGTGACGAGGAGTTGGTGAAGGCTGCAGATGAACAGAATGTGGCGATGATTATGACGGGGATGCGGCATTTCCGTCATTGA
- a CDS encoding RNA polymerase sigma factor — protein sequence MPSSQGNTPDDYRTLIRQMAQGQETALVEFYRIFEQKIYAFAKIRLNDSQEASDLLHEVMWEVWRSAGRFEGRSSVSTWVFGIAHHKVIDRIRQANKHKTETLEGIHATESEEDLEALLTQKQMGEHIRWCIEMLSDDQRQVVHLAFYEGLPYREISKIVDSPEGTVKARMFHAKQALKRCMSRRLK from the coding sequence ATGCCATCCTCACAGGGAAACACTCCAGATGATTACCGCACACTCATTCGCCAAATGGCCCAAGGTCAAGAAACCGCCCTGGTAGAGTTTTATCGCATTTTTGAACAGAAAATATATGCATTTGCGAAAATTCGCTTAAACGATTCTCAGGAGGCCTCCGACTTACTTCATGAAGTCATGTGGGAAGTCTGGCGAAGCGCGGGACGATTTGAAGGGCGTTCGTCGGTTTCAACCTGGGTATTTGGGATTGCCCACCACAAGGTCATTGATCGAATCCGTCAGGCGAATAAGCACAAAACCGAAACGCTGGAAGGAATACATGCGACAGAATCCGAGGAGGATTTGGAGGCCCTGTTGACCCAAAAACAAATGGGCGAACATATACGTTGGTGCATAGAGATGCTATCTGATGATCAGAGACAGGTTGTCCACCTCGCATTTTATGAAGGTCTGCCCTACAGAGAAATTAGTAAAATCGTTGATAGTCCTGAAGGCACTGTGAAAGCCAGAATGTTTCATGCCAAACAGGCATTAAAGCGTTGCATGTCCAGGCGACTCAAATAA
- a CDS encoding zf-HC2 domain-containing protein, protein MNLDPLQPSSHPDELLPWYVNQTLSSQEHDKVKNHIGDCPRCQKEIDLLQSMRKQVQDTPFDSPGEVGLQRLLSEVKKEQAGIQDLPTLPSHKRWKAWAIAASFIITVQAGLLMDAYFLSKPLVPLSGPQREGIVLQISFIPTATEEEIRTTLLNIHGSIIDGPGQLGIYRVRLDIHPNTPKIIEETMEFLQTQTAVIRHVAKE, encoded by the coding sequence ATGAACCTCGACCCTCTTCAACCATCCTCGCATCCTGACGAACTATTGCCCTGGTATGTAAACCAGACACTGTCGTCTCAAGAACACGACAAGGTGAAAAACCATATCGGTGACTGCCCCCGATGCCAGAAAGAAATCGACTTACTCCAATCCATGCGGAAACAAGTACAGGATACGCCTTTTGATTCACCGGGAGAGGTCGGACTTCAACGACTGCTCTCAGAGGTCAAGAAAGAACAGGCCGGGATTCAGGACCTGCCAACTCTTCCCTCTCATAAACGATGGAAGGCTTGGGCCATCGCCGCCTCATTTATTATTACCGTGCAGGCTGGCCTATTAATGGACGCGTATTTTTTATCAAAACCCTTAGTCCCCTTGTCGGGGCCACAAAGGGAAGGTATCGTCTTGCAAATCTCCTTCATCCCCACAGCCACGGAAGAGGAAATTCGAACAACCTTACTAAACATCCATGGAAGCATTATTGATGGGCCTGGACAACTAGGTATTTATCGGGTCCGTCTTGACATTCACCCTAACACCCCAAAAATCATCGAAGAGACTATGGAATTCCTTCAAACACAAACAGCGGTCATTCGACATGTGGCCAAAGAATAA
- a CDS encoding S8 family serine peptidase: MIRSITLLCLGGALIFVRTSCAPGPTSSSPSTLSPNIIQQAGIDLEQLEPNEVCVINTNLEETQEVDKFASAQGYIKKKRRILENLGVIMSIFQVPPGLTVNQGIAEFRQAFPTFPIDANHRYHIQGIHHDFDILRYGHLLVGWDKEALRCTATPLFIGMIDTGIESTHPFLQPHNIHRQSFLQENTVIAPTTHGTTVAIQLVGQSDSTTHGLLPHAVLFVAETFRERHPNQIIEATTWGIVQALDWLISKKVHVINMSLGGPNNALLAFAVHYTLEQNISIIAAAGNLGPDGQAVYPAAQEGVIAVTALDAKLNPYLHANRGNYIMLAAPGVDIWVPDGKGPGLFHSGTSFATPFVTTAAAVLKLAHAQWTPAQIAKQLAKDAVDLGEAGKDHIFGWGLVQISKHC, encoded by the coding sequence ATGATCAGATCCATCACCCTCCTCTGCCTTGGAGGTGCGCTAATTTTTGTGAGAACTTCCTGCGCCCCGGGGCCAACCAGCTCCTCTCCCTCGACCCTTTCGCCTAATATCATCCAACAGGCCGGTATTGATCTCGAACAACTTGAACCGAACGAGGTGTGCGTGATCAATACCAATCTAGAAGAGACGCAAGAGGTGGACAAATTTGCCTCGGCCCAGGGATACATCAAAAAGAAGCGTCGCATCCTTGAGAATCTCGGCGTCATCATGAGTATTTTTCAAGTACCACCTGGTCTAACAGTGAACCAAGGTATTGCGGAATTTCGTCAGGCGTTTCCTACATTCCCCATCGATGCCAACCATCGCTATCACATTCAAGGAATTCACCACGATTTTGACATCCTCCGTTACGGGCACCTTCTGGTGGGTTGGGATAAAGAAGCCCTTCGCTGCACTGCCACTCCACTCTTCATTGGTATGATTGATACCGGCATAGAAAGCACTCATCCCTTCCTGCAGCCCCATAACATTCACAGGCAATCTTTTCTTCAAGAGAACACGGTCATTGCGCCAACGACTCATGGCACAACCGTGGCCATTCAATTAGTAGGGCAGAGTGATTCAACTACTCATGGGTTATTGCCCCATGCGGTTCTCTTTGTGGCTGAAACATTTCGGGAACGGCACCCCAACCAAATTATTGAGGCCACCACCTGGGGTATTGTGCAAGCACTAGATTGGCTCATCTCGAAAAAGGTTCATGTCATAAATATGAGCCTCGGTGGGCCCAATAATGCCTTACTGGCCTTTGCCGTTCACTATACGTTAGAACAAAACATTTCCATCATCGCGGCTGCGGGAAATTTGGGACCGGATGGACAAGCGGTCTATCCGGCAGCCCAAGAAGGCGTAATTGCCGTTACGGCATTGGATGCCAAACTCAATCCGTATCTGCATGCCAATCGCGGAAATTATATAATGTTGGCCGCCCCAGGGGTTGATATTTGGGTGCCAGACGGAAAAGGACCCGGGCTCTTTCATTCAGGCACGTCCTTCGCAACACCCTTTGTAACGACAGCTGCCGCCGTCCTCAAACTGGCTCATGCTCAATGGACGCCAGCCCAAATCGCCAAGCAACTCGCCAAAGATGCTGTCGACCTGGGGGAAGCTGGCAAAGATCATATTTTTGGTTGGGGTCTTGTCCAAATTTCTAAACACTGCTAA
- a CDS encoding DUF1653 domain-containing protein, which produces MPLQPGRYRHYKGKEYQVIGCARHTETEEEVVVYRALYGERGLWVRPKSMFMETVFIEGKATPRFVMIEPA; this is translated from the coding sequence CTGCCTCTTCAACCTGGTCGGTACCGACATTATAAAGGGAAGGAATATCAGGTAATCGGTTGTGCGCGGCATACTGAAACCGAGGAAGAAGTCGTCGTGTACCGAGCCTTGTATGGAGAGCGAGGCTTATGGGTGAGACCTAAGTCGATGTTCATGGAAACTGTATTCATAGAAGGGAAGGCTACTCCCCGGTTTGTGATGATTGAACCAGCATAA